A single genomic interval of Spirosoma taeanense harbors:
- the rpsG gene encoding 30S ribosomal protein S7 codes for MRKAKPPKRYVLPDPKYKEVLVTKFVNNLMYEGKKSLAYSIFYDALDVVAKRTNESGLDTWKKALNNVMPSVEVKSRRVGGATFQVPTEVRADRKVAVGMKWLIRYARSRGEKTMVDRLAAEIVAASKGEGAAVKKKDDTHRMAEANKAFSHFRF; via the coding sequence ATGAGAAAGGCGAAACCGCCCAAGCGTTACGTGTTGCCCGACCCGAAATATAAGGAGGTCCTCGTAACCAAATTTGTAAACAACCTGATGTACGAAGGCAAGAAAAGCCTGGCGTACTCCATCTTCTACGACGCGCTCGACGTGGTTGCAAAACGCACTAACGAAAGCGGTCTGGATACGTGGAAAAAGGCGTTGAACAACGTCATGCCGTCGGTTGAAGTAAAAAGCCGTCGCGTCGGTGGAGCTACCTTCCAGGTGCCAACTGAAGTACGGGCTGACCGGAAGGTCGCGGTAGGCATGAAATGGCTTATCCGGTACGCTCGTTCGCGGGGTGAGAAAACAATGGTAGACCGGCTCGCAGCCGAAATCGTCGCAGCCTCGAAAGGGGAAGGCGCGGCTGTGAAAAAGAAGGACGATACGCACCGCATGGCCGAAGCCAACAAGGCGTTCTCGCACTTCCGGTTCTAA
- the rpsL gene encoding 30S ribosomal protein S12, with protein sequence MPTIQQLVRKGREKLEFKSKSPALDACPQRRGVCTRVYTTTPKKPNSALRKVARVRLTNGREVNAYIPGEGHNLQEHSIVLIRGGRVKDLPGVRYHIVRGALDTAGVNGRLQSRSKYGAKRPKPGQAPAGKGAPAKGKKK encoded by the coding sequence ATGCCTACTATACAACAATTAGTGCGTAAAGGCCGCGAGAAGCTTGAATTCAAGTCGAAATCGCCGGCTCTTGACGCCTGCCCACAACGTCGGGGCGTGTGCACGCGGGTGTACACCACGACGCCGAAGAAGCCTAACTCGGCTCTTCGTAAAGTTGCCCGTGTTCGTCTGACGAATGGTCGGGAAGTTAACGCCTATATCCCAGGCGAAGGTCACAACCTGCAGGAACACTCAATCGTCCTGATTCGGGGTGGCCGGGTGAAAGACCTGCCAGGTGTACGTTACCACATCGTACGTGGTGCGCTGGATACCGCTGGTGTAAATGGTCGTCTGCAAAGCCGTTCGAAATACGGTGCAAAACGTCCGAAACCAGGTCAGGCTCCGGCTGGCAAAGGTGCACCTGCAAAAGGTAAAAAGAAGTAA
- a CDS encoding OmpA family protein codes for MNAPGVVAASLMLFVTLATNAQSSRDSSRVENLGNQVNSEYNEINPMIAPDGRTLYFARISHPNNTHGTKGSQDIWYSEFDESNKQWGPARRMGFPLNKDEYNCAYSITPDGQTMLIKGAYTNGNYETRGFSLSKRTASGWSPPQKLNIPGYVNMSKGQFDCGFLSADGKVLLMAFSEKKNSKEDDIYVSFRQKDGSWSKPMDLGPEVNTKFTETTPFLAPDGATLYFSSNREGGLGSNDIYVCKRVDKTWKHWSKPVNLGPNVNTDGYDAYYSLSASGEYAYLTTFKNTLGKGDIVRVKLTDDRPADQPGKVGGSEDVASTPSLRPDPVALISGKVIDQTTGKPVEARIIYQTLPDGTEAGEATSDPITGEYKIVLPYGQKYSMRAIAKDFIAEGDNVDLTQTKGYQEIKGKELKLVPIEVGRSIRLNNIFFDTGKSELRPESGPELDRLVTTLNEAPKMVIEVRGHTDNTGSNEINAKLSQDRADAVREYFISKGIEPDRIASKGFGETKPVSTNDTDEGRQQNRRVEFVIVKK; via the coding sequence ATGAACGCCCCCGGTGTCGTTGCTGCCAGCCTGATGCTGTTTGTTACGCTGGCTACGAACGCCCAGTCTTCCCGTGATTCAAGCCGTGTCGAAAATCTCGGCAATCAGGTCAACTCGGAGTATAATGAGATTAATCCGATGATTGCGCCTGATGGCCGGACGCTTTATTTTGCCCGGATCAGTCACCCGAATAATACCCACGGCACCAAAGGCAGTCAGGATATCTGGTACTCTGAGTTTGATGAGAGCAACAAACAGTGGGGGCCAGCCCGCCGGATGGGCTTCCCGTTGAACAAGGATGAGTATAACTGCGCTTATAGCATTACGCCGGATGGGCAAACGATGCTTATAAAAGGCGCTTACACCAACGGTAATTATGAAACCCGGGGGTTTTCGCTCAGCAAGCGGACGGCCAGTGGATGGTCGCCCCCGCAGAAACTGAACATTCCGGGCTACGTCAACATGAGCAAAGGCCAGTTTGACTGTGGGTTTCTATCGGCCGATGGAAAGGTGCTGCTGATGGCGTTCAGCGAGAAGAAAAACAGCAAGGAAGACGACATTTACGTTAGTTTTCGGCAGAAAGACGGTTCCTGGTCAAAGCCCATGGACTTGGGCCCGGAGGTAAATACCAAGTTCACCGAAACAACGCCGTTTCTGGCACCCGATGGGGCAACGCTTTACTTTTCGAGCAATCGCGAGGGCGGCCTGGGCAGCAACGATATTTATGTCTGCAAGCGCGTTGATAAAACCTGGAAGCACTGGTCGAAGCCCGTCAACCTTGGCCCGAACGTAAACACCGATGGCTATGACGCTTACTACTCGCTCTCGGCTTCGGGCGAGTATGCTTACCTGACTACGTTCAAGAATACGCTTGGCAAGGGCGACATTGTCCGGGTTAAACTCACTGATGATCGGCCAGCCGACCAGCCGGGCAAAGTGGGTGGGAGCGAGGACGTAGCCAGCACGCCCAGCCTTCGGCCCGACCCGGTAGCGCTCATCAGCGGAAAGGTCATTGACCAGACGACGGGCAAGCCGGTCGAAGCCCGCATTATTTACCAGACCCTGCCCGACGGCACTGAAGCGGGTGAGGCCACGTCCGACCCTATTACGGGTGAGTATAAGATTGTGTTGCCCTACGGTCAGAAGTATTCCATGCGCGCTATCGCGAAAGACTTCATTGCGGAAGGTGATAATGTAGATTTAACTCAGACCAAAGGGTATCAGGAAATTAAAGGCAAGGAGTTGAAGCTGGTGCCGATTGAAGTTGGGCGGTCAATCCGGTTGAACAATATCTTCTTCGATACGGGTAAATCAGAACTTCGTCCGGAGTCCGGCCCTGAACTCGACCGTCTGGTAACGACGCTGAACGAAGCGCCTAAGATGGTAATTGAAGTGCGCGGCCACACAGACAACACGGGTTCCAACGAAATCAATGCCAAGCTCTCGCAGGACCGTGCCGATGCCGTTCGTGAATACTTTATCAGTAAAGGAATTGAGCCCGACCGTATTGCCAGCAAAGGCTTTGGCGAGACCAAGCCGGTCTCTACTAACGACACGGATGAAGGCCGTCAGCAAAACCGGCGGGTAGAGTTTGTGATCGTTAAAAAATAA
- a CDS encoding DUF3467 domain-containing protein yields MNPQQNPDGSIDVELSEEIAEGVYANLAMIAHSNSEFILDFIRLMPGVPKAKVKARIILTPEHAKRLLEALRENISRFEEAHGGINEPNDSFRFPAGGFGGPVGQA; encoded by the coding sequence ATGAATCCTCAACAAAACCCCGATGGCTCTATTGACGTCGAACTGAGCGAAGAAATCGCGGAGGGCGTCTACGCAAACTTAGCCATGATTGCCCATTCGAACAGCGAATTTATCCTGGATTTCATCCGGCTAATGCCAGGTGTTCCAAAAGCCAAGGTAAAAGCCCGCATCATTCTGACTCCTGAACATGCCAAACGGCTGCTGGAAGCTTTACGTGAGAACATCAGCCGGTTTGAAGAAGCGCATGGGGGTATTAATGAGCCGAATGACTCGTTTCGCTTTCCGGCCGGCGGCTTCGGCGGACCGGTAGGACAGGCCTGA
- a CDS encoding lactonase family protein: protein MILIGAAAAAQSGNDIMYVGTYSVRGSEGIYVFEFDRKAGTMHQIQTVANAKSPSFLAVHPSGKFLYAVNEAADPTASLGGVSAYAIDRATGKLTFLNSQSSLGGAPCHISIDQTGKTAFVSNYSGGSLAVLPIGLDGQLGAATDSVQNVGSGPNQKRQEKAHVHCATLAPDNRFVYVSDLGTDKLHILEIDAKASTVKPASTPYVTVKPGSGPRHSTFHPNGKYAYLVEEMASSVAVFSRDPKTGALTLIQDGVKTLPDDFTGQNTSADIHVDPSGKFLYQSNRGYNALAIFAIGNDGRLTKIGDQPTEGKTPRNFLIDPKGEFVFVANQDSDNITIFKRDQKSGKLTYTGQSIKVPAPVCVIMGNR from the coding sequence ATGATTTTAATCGGAGCTGCTGCCGCTGCTCAATCGGGCAATGATATTATGTACGTTGGTACGTACTCCGTCCGGGGAAGCGAAGGTATCTACGTATTTGAGTTTGATCGGAAAGCTGGCACAATGCACCAGATACAGACGGTGGCAAATGCGAAAAGCCCGTCGTTTCTGGCAGTGCATCCGTCGGGCAAGTTTTTGTATGCAGTCAATGAGGCTGCCGACCCGACAGCGTCGCTCGGGGGCGTAAGTGCGTATGCGATTGATCGGGCAACCGGAAAACTTACCTTTCTGAACAGCCAGTCATCCCTGGGCGGAGCTCCCTGTCATATCAGTATTGACCAGACCGGCAAAACGGCCTTTGTGTCGAACTATAGCGGAGGGAGTCTGGCCGTTCTGCCTATTGGCCTAGATGGGCAACTGGGCGCGGCTACGGATAGCGTTCAGAACGTAGGTAGCGGCCCAAACCAGAAACGGCAGGAGAAAGCCCACGTTCATTGCGCTACGCTGGCTCCCGATAACCGTTTCGTGTACGTGTCCGATCTGGGAACCGATAAGCTGCACATTCTTGAAATAGACGCAAAAGCCAGCACGGTTAAGCCAGCCTCAACGCCTTACGTAACGGTTAAGCCGGGTTCGGGGCCGCGTCATTCTACGTTTCATCCGAACGGCAAGTATGCCTACCTGGTTGAAGAAATGGCTTCGTCGGTTGCGGTTTTCAGTCGTGATCCCAAAACCGGCGCATTAACCTTGATTCAGGACGGCGTGAAAACCCTGCCCGATGATTTTACGGGCCAGAATACCAGCGCCGACATTCACGTTGATCCAAGCGGTAAGTTTCTGTATCAGTCCAATCGGGGTTACAATGCGCTGGCGATTTTTGCCATTGGTAACGACGGCCGGCTGACGAAAATTGGCGACCAGCCAACGGAGGGTAAAACGCCCCGTAATTTTTTGATCGATCCAAAAGGCGAGTTCGTCTTTGTGGCCAATCAGGACTCGGATAACATTACTATCTTCAAACGCGATCAGAAGTCAGGCAAGCTGACGTATACCGGCCAGTCCATAAAAGTCCCCGCACCGGTCTGTGTTATTATGGGGAATCGATAA
- a CDS encoding OmpA/MotB family protein, whose product MKRVLIAFAAVAMLSSCGSKKRLAEIKSLQEARDKAVASLNDCDQRTADLRSQLSAKDNDLQGKDKQVGDLQAQVDYLKKTNTNLLDRMSDLSIVSKSGAESIKKSLETLNEQTKYTNNLNASIQRKDSLNLALVMSLKRSLDDINDQDVQVEVKKGVVYVSISDKLLFKSGSYDITPRAETVLGKVAKVVNDHKELDILVEGHTDIVPISTPAIKDNWDLSALRATSVVRTLQTKFGVQPERMTAGGRSEFIPKDDNTTASGRQQNRRTEIIITPKLDQFFNLLSSGQAGGSR is encoded by the coding sequence ATGAAACGAGTATTGATTGCTTTTGCAGCTGTAGCGATGCTGTCCTCTTGTGGTAGTAAGAAGCGTCTGGCCGAAATCAAATCCCTTCAGGAAGCGCGCGACAAAGCCGTGGCTTCTCTGAATGATTGCGACCAGCGTACGGCCGACCTGCGTTCGCAGTTGTCAGCAAAAGACAACGATCTGCAAGGTAAAGACAAACAAGTAGGCGATCTGCAGGCGCAAGTTGATTATCTGAAGAAAACGAACACGAACCTGCTCGACCGGATGTCCGACCTGTCGATCGTGAGCAAATCGGGCGCAGAGAGCATCAAGAAATCGCTCGAGACGCTGAACGAGCAAACCAAATACACGAATAATCTGAATGCGTCGATCCAGCGTAAAGATTCGCTGAACCTGGCTCTGGTCATGAGCCTGAAGCGCTCGCTCGACGACATTAACGATCAGGATGTGCAGGTCGAAGTGAAGAAAGGCGTTGTTTACGTCTCTATTTCTGACAAACTGCTGTTCAAATCGGGTAGCTACGACATTACGCCCCGCGCCGAAACCGTACTGGGTAAAGTGGCCAAGGTTGTCAACGACCACAAAGAGCTGGATATTCTCGTCGAAGGGCATACCGACATTGTCCCCATTTCAACACCGGCGATTAAGGACAACTGGGACCTGAGCGCCCTGCGTGCTACATCGGTTGTTCGGACGCTGCAAACCAAATTTGGTGTTCAGCCCGAGCGCATGACCGCTGGTGGCCGGTCGGAGTTTATCCCGAAGGATGACAACACAACCGCTTCCGGTCGTCAGCAAAACCGCCGGACGGAAATCATCATTACGCCGAAACTCGATCAGTTCTTTAACCTGCTGTCGAGCGGACAAGCCGGTGGTAGCCGCTAA
- a CDS encoding aldose 1-epimerase family protein — protein sequence MTTLENEYLRVSIRPKGAELTSLFHKPSGIEHLWQADPAVWPWHAPNLFPVVGGCLNNQLLINGKTYPMERHGFARHSTFDLTESTASHAVFSLIATEATRPAYPYDFTFQIIYELNESTLTVRYRVVNEDKQTIFFSVGAHPAFAVPFRETDAYEDYVIEFEKEEPLETHMLSAAGYFTGETRPVATQGDRLPLTKHLFDQDALVFKNLESRRVAIRSDKHDHAVTVEYPAFPYLGIWAKPGAPFVCIEPWLGCADSEGQPRPIQEKEAIQQLEPGTVFEASFDIRIR from the coding sequence ATGACAACTTTAGAAAACGAGTATCTGCGCGTTTCCATTCGCCCGAAAGGCGCTGAGCTGACCTCCCTGTTTCATAAGCCCAGTGGTATCGAACATCTTTGGCAGGCCGACCCAGCCGTATGGCCCTGGCATGCGCCGAATCTGTTCCCTGTGGTGGGCGGCTGCCTGAATAACCAGCTGCTGATCAACGGCAAAACGTATCCGATGGAGCGTCACGGCTTCGCTCGCCATTCAACGTTTGACCTAACCGAATCGACGGCCAGCCATGCGGTGTTTTCACTAATTGCGACGGAAGCGACCCGCCCGGCTTACCCGTATGATTTTACGTTTCAGATCATCTATGAACTCAACGAATCAACGCTGACCGTTCGGTATCGGGTGGTCAACGAAGATAAGCAAACCATTTTCTTTTCCGTTGGGGCTCACCCGGCATTTGCCGTACCGTTTCGAGAAACCGATGCGTATGAAGATTACGTTATCGAATTCGAAAAAGAAGAGCCGCTGGAAACGCACATGCTGTCCGCAGCGGGTTACTTCACCGGAGAAACCCGGCCGGTAGCGACTCAGGGTGACCGGCTTCCGTTAACCAAACATCTGTTCGATCAGGACGCGCTGGTATTCAAAAACCTAGAATCCCGGCGCGTAGCTATTCGCAGCGATAAACACGATCATGCCGTAACGGTCGAGTATCCGGCGTTTCCGTATCTGGGCATTTGGGCTAAACCCGGTGCGCCGTTTGTCTGCATTGAGCCGTGGTTAGGTTGTGCTGATAGCGAAGGGCAGCCACGACCCATTCAGGAAAAAGAAGCCATTCAGCAACTGGAACCGGGAACCGTTTTTGAAGCCAGCTTCGACATTCGTATTCGTTAA
- a CDS encoding DUF3887 domain-containing protein → MKRLAFLICFGLVSFAVSAQTPAASPEATKLDSLARLSQQFLNNNQPDSLYALMGPAFKQQISPEKLREVMSQIAGQLGKWVSMESRSVKDGIARYKATFALAPLDFYISQDKQGKIETFLFKPLE, encoded by the coding sequence ATGAAACGTCTTGCCTTCCTCATTTGCTTCGGTCTTGTGTCGTTTGCCGTTTCGGCGCAGACCCCTGCAGCTTCGCCCGAAGCAACCAAACTGGACTCGCTGGCCAGACTATCGCAGCAGTTTCTGAACAACAACCAGCCCGATTCACTCTATGCGCTGATGGGACCAGCTTTTAAACAACAGATTTCGCCCGAGAAATTAAGGGAGGTCATGAGCCAGATTGCGGGGCAGTTAGGCAAATGGGTTTCGATGGAATCCAGGAGCGTAAAAGATGGCATTGCACGCTATAAAGCTACGTTTGCTCTGGCTCCGCTCGATTTTTATATCAGTCAGGACAAACAGGGCAAGATTGAAACCTTCCTGTTTAAGCCCCTGGAATAG